The nucleotide window CGGCCCGGGTCGTCCAGATTCTCGATCACCACCAGGACCTCCGGCAGCACGAGTTTTCCGAACGTGCTGATCTTTTCGAGCTGTTCTTTGACGGTCCGGATCAGCGCCTCCAACTCGAGCGGCCGCTCCTCGATCTTGGGCTCGACGATTTTTTGGATCCGGACCCGATAATACGGTTCCGATTCGACAAAACTCAGGATGCGGGCCCGCGTGAGGCCTTGTACCAGGATCTTGATCCGGCCGTCCGGAAGCTTCAGCATCCGCATGATCATCCCGACGGTGCCCACGGTATGGATGTCCTTCGGGTCCGGATTTTCAACATCCAAAACCTTCTGGGCGGCCATCAGAATCATCCGGTTGCCGGCCAGGGCCTCGTTGATGGCGCGGATCGACATCTCCCGCCCGACGAACAGGGGAAGAACCATGTAGGGGAAGACGACGATATCCCGCACCGGAAGGAGCGGAAGCGTCTCGGGAATCTCGATCGGTTGCTGCATCGTTTCTTTGTCTTGTTCTGCCACGTGAATGACCCCCTTGAGGAGTTAAGTGATTTCGACGGTGATTTATTTGATCTCGATCTTGATCGCCCGCTTGCGCCGGTCCTCGATCTTCGGGAAGCGAAGGACCAAAACGCCCTGCCGATAGATGGCCTCGGCTTTCTTCGGATCCACGGCAAACGGAAGATGGATGATGCGGCGGAAATCTTCAAAACAGCGCTCCATCCGCAAATAATGTCCGGCTTCCTGCCCTTCGCCCCGCTGGCCTCTCCGGCCTTCGATCGTCACCTGATCGTCCGCCAGACGGACCGCGACCTCGCCGGGTTCGATCCCCGGAAGATCGGCTTCGATCACAATCGCATCCGATTGCTCGTAGATGTCCACCAACGGGGAATCCGTCTCGCCCACCATGTCCCGGCCTTCTTTCCCTCCCGCGCGCAAGGCCTTCGGAAGCAATCCCAAGGGATTTTGGATGATCTTCATATGAAAGAACGGATCGTTCGGCACAAGGAGGATCTCCCGGATTAGGCCTGCAACTTCAGACTCTTGAGATACTTAAGGAACGGCTTTCCCAAATCCGGACGTTTCAACCCGAACTCGACCGTCGCTTTTAAAAAACCCAACTTGTCTCCGGCGTCGTAGCGCACCCCCTGGAGTTTCTTGCCGTACATCACCCTTTGCCGAGCCAGGATCCGAAGGGCGTCGGTCAGCTGGATCTCCCCGTTTTTCCCGGGGGGCGTTTTTTCCAACGCCTTAAAGATTTCCGGCGTCAGGATGTAACGACCGATCACGGCCAAATTGGACGGGGCCTTCAGGGGCAGGGGCTTTTCGATCAGGTCTTCGATCCGGAAAAGATCCGGCTCGATCGGCTCGGCCTTGATGACCCCGTACTGATAAACCTCGGACTTGGGCACGGGCTGGATGCCCACAATCGGAGCTTGAAGCCGTCCATAAACCTGGATCATCTGCTGGATGGCCGGGACCGGAGCGTCCAGAATGTCGTCCCCCAAAATCACCGCGAAAGGTTCATTCCCGATCAAATGCCGGGCGCACAGTATGGCATGACCCAGACCGCGCGCATGCCTCTGGCGCACGTAACAAAAATCGGCCAGGTCCGCGATTTCCTGGATTTCCTTTAAGAGGCCTTTTTTCCCGTTCTCGCGAAGGTTTTCCTCCAGTTCAAACGAAACGTCGAAGTGATCTTCGATGGCCCGCTTTCCCCGGCCGGTGATGATGATGATCTCCTGAATGCCGGCCGCGACCGCCTCTTCCACGACGTACTGAATCAACGGCTTGTCCACCAGCGGAAGCATCTCCTTTGGAGAGGCTTTCGTGGCCGGTAGAAACCGGGTTCCCAACCCCGCCGCCGGGATGATGGCCTTGATCACGTTGGACGAGGTCATGAGCTCCATTCTACTGAGAGGATCGACGAAAAGTCAACTTCACCCGGCGGAGGGGGCGACGTGAGCCCCTGCAAATAGTTCAGGCCAGGGATTGCAGCTCTTCATAAATCTTTCGTACCTGGCCTTCGATCGTTTCCAGAGCCTGTCCCCCGTCGATGATGTAGTCGGCCTTGCTTTTCTTCCGGGTCTGGGGCATCTGCGCCTCGATCCGCTTGACCGCTTCCTCCCGGCTGAGTCCGTCCCGTCTCATAATACGGCCGATCTGTTTCCGGCGGTCGATCGTCACAAGGATCACCTTGTCCATCAGCTGATACGATCCGGTCTCGATGAGCAAGGCGGCGTCGAACAAAACGACCGCTTTGGGATCCTTTTTCTCGATTTCCTTCCGCAGGCGCTCTTCCTCCATAAACACGTAGGGATGAACGATCGAGTTCAGCCGTTCCCTTTTTTCGGGATGGTCGAACACGATGCGGCCCAGTTCGGCCCGGTTGAGCGTCCGGTCCGGATTTAGGATTTCCGGTCCGAAGGACTCCACGATCCGGCTTAAAGCCCCCCGGCCGGGCTCGACCGCTTTGTGGGCCAGCTCATCCGCATCGATCAGATAAGCGCCCAACTGTTTGAAC belongs to Nitrospiria bacterium and includes:
- a CDS encoding Hsp20/alpha crystallin family protein, producing the protein MPNDPFFHMKIIQNPLGLLPKALRAGGKEGRDMVGETDSPLVDIYEQSDAIVIEADLPGIEPGEVAVRLADDQVTIEGRRGQRGEGQEAGHYLRMERCFEDFRRIIHLPFAVDPKKAEAIYRQGVLVLRFPKIEDRRKRAIKIEIK
- the galU gene encoding UTP--glucose-1-phosphate uridylyltransferase GalU, yielding MTSSNVIKAIIPAAGLGTRFLPATKASPKEMLPLVDKPLIQYVVEEAVAAGIQEIIIITGRGKRAIEDHFDVSFELEENLRENGKKGLLKEIQEIADLADFCYVRQRHARGLGHAILCARHLIGNEPFAVILGDDILDAPVPAIQQMIQVYGRLQAPIVGIQPVPKSEVYQYGVIKAEPIEPDLFRIEDLIEKPLPLKAPSNLAVIGRYILTPEIFKALEKTPPGKNGEIQLTDALRILARQRVMYGKKLQGVRYDAGDKLGFLKATVEFGLKRPDLGKPFLKYLKSLKLQA
- the coaE gene encoding dephospho-CoA kinase (Dephospho-CoA kinase (CoaE) performs the final step in coenzyme A biosynthesis.), which codes for MLLVGLTGGIGSGKSLVAQMFKQLGAYLIDADELAHKAVEPGRGALSRIVESFGPEILNPDRTLNRAELGRIVFDHPEKRERLNSIVHPYVFMEEERLRKEIEKKDPKAVVLFDAALLIETGSYQLMDKVILVTIDRRKQIGRIMRRDGLSREEAVKRIEAQMPQTRKKSKADYIIDGGQALETIEGQVRKIYEELQSLA